TTGCCAGTGCAACGAAAAGCAGCCATCTGAAAGCTTTCACCGAAGCGTTGCAAATGAAACCGGAACCGGAAGATCTACAGTTGCTGCAATCAGCTTCAGCGTATGAATAGTCTTCAACCGAAAAAACTGAATCCGTCATCATACGGTTTCGTATGCTAAAGAAATCCATCAAACAAAATGTATATGATTAGAAAATTAATGCCCGTACTGCTCTTTGGGCTCCTGTTAAGCAGTTGTAACCAAAAGCACAAGGGCCATTCGGCAAATGACGACACTGCCACTGTGAAAACCAAAGCGGAAAAAGCGGCGAAACCCAAAATCCTGTTCGTGTTGACCAACCACGATCAGAAAGGTGACACCGGCAAGAAAACCGGATTCTTCTTATCGGAAGCCGCTCATCCGTGGGACGTATTGAAAGACAAGTATGTCATCGACTTTGTCAGTCCGAAAGGCGGGAAAGCCCCGGTTGACGGATTCGATTTGACCGATCCTGTCAACAAAGAGTTTTGGGACAATCCGGAGATTCAATACAAAATCAACCATACACTGAAGCCTTCGGAGATTAACCCGGACGATTATGTGGCGATTCATTTTGTCGGTGGCCACGGTGCTATGTGGGACTTCCCTGAAAGCAAACAACTGGCAGATATTGCTGCGAAAATATATGAACACCATGGCGTGGTGAGTGCGGTATGTCACGGACCGGCGGGTTTGGTCAATATCAAGCTGGACGATGGCTCGTACCTCATTGCCGGGAAAAAGGTAACCGGTTTTAGCAACGAGGAAGAAAAAGCCGTGAAACTCACCAATGTTGTTCCGTTTTTATTGGAAAATAAACTCAAAGAGCGCGGTGGAATCTATTCCTGCACATCGAAGTTCACCGTGCATGTCGTGCACGACGGACGATTGATTACCGGACAAAACCCACAGTCGGCTAAAAAGCTAGGCAAAGAAGTACTAAAAGAATTGCAGAAGGATTAACTCCGGATACGATAAAATATTAATTAAAGCTCTTGCATTCCCCCGCAAGGGCTTTTTTTTATTCCCACACATATTATTCAATATTAGCATATTACCTCATTTTTTACCTTTTGATGATGTTTCGTACAGATTGAAATACTAAAAGGACACCTCCAAACGTATTCCTGAGAAATCGATTAACCTAAAAATCTATCCAAAATGAAAGTAAAGAATCTCTGGAGCGTCATGTTCATCGTTTTCGCTTTGATAACGAGCTGCAGCGATGACAACAACGGCGTCGATGAAATTGAACAAAAGAACAGTGAGGAACTCCTCACAGCTCATCCCTGGAAATTTAAAAGTCAGGAAATTAACGGCCAGACATCTGATTTTATTACCAGTGGCTCCATTCCTTATATTGCTATTTTCAATGCTGATGGAACGTTTGCCATGGCCAATTTTTATCACTACGAAGACAACCTTCCCTGGACTTTCGACAAAGAACAAATCTATGTAGATGAACAACTGCTGAACATCGATGAAATCTCGGAAACAAACCTGAAGATTAGCTACACCGACGAAGAAGACGGCGATGTGACGCTCTACTTCGAATCGGAAGAACCGGCCGACGCCTTCGAGGGAGATGCAATCTATGGTAAGCATTATAAAGTAGCCGAAGCTGTTTTTAATTCGGAAACTCAAACCATGGAAAACAACCTTTCCCTCTACCGGTTCCGCGCTTTGATTGAAGATGGAATGGCGACAGCCACCTCTGAAAAAGCAGTTAGTCTCCCCTACACCATTGTCTCCAAGACATTTGTTTTTGTGGAAGGAATGAGCGAAGGATACGAGATGGAAGTGGACGCAGAAGGTGATTTGCACCTGCTGTCGATGGAATATGTTAGTTCCGTTCCCAAATCGGCCAGTGTAACGGGTACGACTGAAACCGAAAGCGCTTACACCTTGTCATTCCGGTTTACCGAATGTGACCTCTCCGACTTTCTCACCGGCCCCGACTGGAAACTAACTGAAGTTGAAAAGAACGGGCAGGTAACCACTCAAGACTTACCCATTGACCTTGGAACTATCTGGTTCATCAACCCGCTCACCCAAAAGATTGAGGAGCGGCCAACCGCAGCGGATGATGTCGCCGAATATTTACTGTGGGACTTTATTGGTACGCCTACGGCCGATAATATTCAGCTGGAAGTTACGATCGACGGCGGTGAAGTTTTAACGTTTACAGTTATCCAAATCAGCTTAACCGAACTGATTTTCGAAACAGAATATAACACAGATACGTACCGCCTTACATTCTCTGTGGAAAACGAGCAGGACGTGTAATCTAATAGTAACATTCTCTGATTACATGTTTTTTCTTCAATAATTCAATCACCTTAACACCAAACATTTCCCTGCAAAGTGTTTGGTGTTATTTTTTGGGATAGGCAGCAACTGCTATCTCGTGAAATGCTTTGTCAACACGCCAAACAAGTCGTGGTTGAATTCCGCGTCAAGTTCCGGAAGTGTTCGTAACCCGAAGATAAAAGCGATGGCAATCGGATCGGTACGATAAGCCGTGTGCCCCTCGTAAAATCCGTAGCGCATGATATAATAAGGAGCCATTTCGCTAAAATGCAGCGAGGTGAGTTTTGCTTCCAGGTCCTTTCGCTTAGCAGTAGATAGCTGACTGTAGTGTTCGTCCAGAAAGGTCTTTTCTTCCGGAGTCAGAGCGCGACTCACGGTAAAATCGAAACTTCCCTGAATTTCATCGTGGAAGATGGAAACCTGCCAGCCTTTGCTTCTCTCCCCTTTGAAATGCAATTGATGGCCGTTATAGAATATCACGGGTATGTTGTCGTAAAATCGTTTCCAACGCCCTAACTCAATTTCCTTCAGGACAAGATTCCAAACGTGAAAAAGGGGCTTAGCCATCTGCGGATGCGTCAGCCCCATGGCACGCACCAGTTGATTATCGCCTTTCAGTACCGAAAGAATATCTTCATCTTGTGCCATAAAACCGGCATAGGAAAAGCCATTGGGACGCCCAATTTCATTGATAATTTTCACCGGGAATCCCGTAATTCGTTCCTTGCCTTCTAACTCTGCTTCATCGTGCAAACCAGTCTTTGCCAGCGCCGGGAAATCGCCTTCGTCGACTCCGAGCTGTTGCCCTTTTCCCATCATCCATTTGAATTGATTGCTGTAAAGAAGGGGGTCGCCGTTTTCCACCGTAACCGAAACATTTCCATAAGTCGAGTCCTTTTTCATCACCAGAATTGCTTCTGTCCCGTACTTCAGCACCGAAGGGGAAGCTATATCCGGTTTCGACAGGTAGGTCAGCGGATAAAAAAACCAATCCTGGTCTGCTTTTGACTTATTCCCCCGTTGCCCCAACGAAATGCTGGTTGAGAATATCAACACAACCAAAAGAAGTCCCAGGCGACGTTTCCACCGAACGAGATGTTCTACCCTATTTTTCATGGCTCTAACAGTTTCAGTTCTTTCAAAATGTCTTTTGTTATTTCGTATCGTGCCCGACTGGTTCCGTTAAAATCATCGGATACAAAATTCATGGCATAGAAATAGGGCCGATTATCCTTTT
This Prolixibacter sp. NT017 DNA region includes the following protein-coding sequences:
- a CDS encoding type 1 glutamine amidotransferase domain-containing protein, whose translation is MIRKLMPVLLFGLLLSSCNQKHKGHSANDDTATVKTKAEKAAKPKILFVLTNHDQKGDTGKKTGFFLSEAAHPWDVLKDKYVIDFVSPKGGKAPVDGFDLTDPVNKEFWDNPEIQYKINHTLKPSEINPDDYVAIHFVGGHGAMWDFPESKQLADIAAKIYEHHGVVSAVCHGPAGLVNIKLDDGSYLIAGKKVTGFSNEEEKAVKLTNVVPFLLENKLKERGGIYSCTSKFTVHVVHDGRLITGQNPQSAKKLGKEVLKELQKD